A section of the Choristoneura fumiferana chromosome 5, NRCan_CFum_1, whole genome shotgun sequence genome encodes:
- the LOC141427735 gene encoding 15-hydroxyprostaglandin dehydrogenase [NAD(+)]-like — MSYEWQGKVVLITGAANGIGAGVVRLALEEGAKHIAILDVDETTGVAFQNELNAQFGPNRSQFYPCDVTNDEQLFSGFNSVVDDQGSIDVVINNAAIMNDSPSFYKKEIAINVTALVTSTLKALKLMRIDEGGKGGTVINISSIAGLHQSSFTPIYCGTKAAVIQFSNCIGKEDYFVRTGVRVLTVCFGATATSLCSPAKLGSLDKNFTPELMYGAVAANLHIQKTESAAKGVIEAYKLGQSGSTWIATRDLPVRDITDNITTGYEIMGEHN; from the exons ATGTCGTACGAGTGGCAGGGTAAAGTGGTGCTGATAACTGGGGCCGCCAATGGCATCGGGGCCGGCGTCGTGAGGCTGGCGCTCGAGGAAGGTGCCAAG CACATTGCTATACTAGATGTGGACGAGACGACCGGTGTGGCTTTTCAAAATGAATTGAACGCACAATTCGGACCGAACAGATCGCAGTTCTATCCGTGTGATGTTACCAACGACGAACAGCTCTTTTCTGGGTTCAACTCTGTAGTTGACGACCAGGGGAGCATCGATGTGGTTATCAACAATGCCGCTATTATGAATGACTCTCCGAGTTTCTACAAGAAGGAAATTGCTATCAACGTG ACAGCCCTAGTAACCAGTACTTTAAAGGCCCTTAAACTGATGCGTATTGACGAAGGTGGCAAAGGAGGGACCGTCATCAATATTTCTTCTATAGCTGGTCTCCACCAGTCGTCGTTTACTCCCATATACTGCGGCACTAAAGCCGCAGTAATACAATTCAGTAACTGTATTGGT AAAGAAGATTACTTTGTGAGAACCGGCGTTCGAGTGCTGACAGTGTGTTTCGGAGCCACCGCAACGTCCCTTTGTTCGCCGGCTAAACTTGGTTCTCTGGACAAGAACTTTACTCCAGAACTTATGTACGGAGCCGTAGCTGCCAACTTGCATATTCAGAA aaCGGAATCAGCAGCAAAAGGCGTGATTGAAGCGTACAAACTTGGCCAGAGTGGCAGCACGTGGATCGCAACGCGGGACCTGCCTGTGCGAGACATCACCGACAATATTACTACAGGATACGAAATAATGGGAGAacataattaa